Part of the Mangifera indica cultivar Alphonso chromosome 4, CATAS_Mindica_2.1, whole genome shotgun sequence genome, ACAGCTCAATCCTTTTAGCAGTTAAAATACAGCTtcagaaaaataagataaatccCAGAAAAGCCATTGTTGGGAAGATTTCAGAAAATGTTCATAAACTAAATGCTTATATTACATTCTCAGGAAGACGTAAAGTAAAATTTGTGCATGTATTTACCTGGGTCCTATATAGAATTCAGTCTGCATTCATCATGAATGCATAGAGATGTTTGAACATATCACACCTGGGCAAAACGCCTAATGGGAATATACAACCGAAAGCCTTTTGTAGAGCGATTTTCAGAACTTGAATGACAAGATACTACATTGAAAGCATCGTATGATATCTACTTTGAGTTTGATGGCCTTGATGTGTAGTGCCATAAAATTCCTCCAACCAAATTGTTCAACGAATGAGAAGCCATTGGCACAATGATGCTGTTTGATACTATAGTTGCATAACCATAAAGGAAGCCGACAAAGGTTGCCCTGAATCAGGTAACGAATAAAATCACCATTGAACAAAAAGTAATTCAGAAATTTCAAGATAATGAACTGAACAAGGAATGAGTAACatattctttcatatttttcactttattaCAAAATGGGGTTTCTTGAAATCCAACCTTGGAAAGTTATAAGATGTCAAAGTTGTTCATATGGTAATATTTAAGAATGAAATGTTGATTAGTAGAAAACTGACACTTTAGTTCAATCATCAAATACAGAAGATGTGGCAGAAAATTGCAGCGACAGAATCCAAATATAAGATGTGAAAATGGGTATTCCAGTATGATCAATATATGTTACACAGAAAAAACTTCCATTGAATCAAGATGAGTACCAGACAGCAAAGGAATACTTTCGACCATTGCCCAAATGTAGAACACCAAAAATAGTAGCAACCACCAAGACACTCGTCAAATTGGCTCCAAAAAGTGGTAATAGTGCACCACGGAAGAGGAGTTCCTGACAGCCCATAGATGCAGGCAGCATCAGAATACCAGTTGAATTTTAACTATGAGAAGCAAATATAATTACACTGCCTACCTCACTAACCCCAGGCAAAAAAGCAACGACTAAGTAATCCAAAGGTTCAAGAGAAGTAAGGACCTGCGTCAGAAAACAGGTAGCCATTAGAATATAATAAAGAACTGTACAGCTTTCTTCCATTGTGACATTCAACATAAAGTGGATACGGAACAAGTTCAACACGATAACACCTCTTACTAGTAAAAATATTACTGTTAATAGAGACGATAAACGTCTAGAAATGATACATAGCAAGTTTGATTAAGTTTCTTCCAAGACAATGTTAGAAAATGAGTTGAGCTACCTGTTGATTGGCTGCTTCACTAGACTCAGCAAAATCTGGCCATGCCTTCAACAGTAGATATCGGCATGATGATATCAGTATAACTAAACCTGATATCAACTCAAGGTGCCATATCTCAATACCAACTGCACACAAAGTAAAAATGATGACTGAGTGGAATTACTACTCtcaattaataacaaaaatttctgCCCAAATCAAAAACATCAAATAGACCAACCCACTTCAAAAAGAAAAGCTTGAGCAACTAGACAAAGCATATGTATAAAACTAATTGTTTACTCCCCAATCAAAGTTGCCTCTTTATACTTTATTATTTGCAAAAAAGGTAAGAAGCAACATGTTCCTTTCATGATGAAACAAACTCTTTCTAAGCAAATGAGGACGAGGATGAAATTTATACATGATACTTCGGTGGAGCAGTCATGGATCGGCAATCCTTCCACAAAGGCAACATGAGATAcctaaaaatttacaaataaaacacAACAGATAATATTTTACTTGAGCAAAAAATTCCACCCACAAAATTCCTGTTCAAACTGTGATAGAAACAAGAATTGAAGTCTCAGAAACAAGCCCCAAATTACAAAATTCCTGTTCAAACTGTAATAGAAGCAAGAATTGAAGTCTCAGAAACAAGCCCCAAATTCACAAATTCGGCTTCAAATTGTGAGGTACCAACAAATATGAGCAAAGTAAGTGAATCAAGGCAGGAGAACAATATAAAACCTGTCGAATTATTAAACCCAGAGCAGCCAATACTCCACATGTAAGAGTGCATGCTTGAAGCACACTACTTCTTGCAGGGAAGGCAGTTAATTTCTGTGCGGCAAAATTATCAACAGAGGACACGTCACTCCCATCTTTAACATAATCAACTTTTGCAGTAGGTCCATTTGGTACAACATTGGTTTCTTTGGTTAAACGCAATTGATCATTTCTCTTGAGTTTCTTCATAGACTTCCTTCTTGCAAATGCCTTAATGCtaaaatttaaatccttcaaaaataaGTTTTCCGTCAGTGACAAGAATTTCGCCATTGTCATCGTTGTTATAGGATATAGAAAACACAATAGAAGGTTGAAAACACCTTTCGTGATTTGACACCACTACGAAGGCAATTGAACTTTGCACCTACACAAATGTCACAACTTTGCAACAATCAAAGCAAGCAGCAAGACTAGAAAAAATCTAGTAAGTAAGACTTACTGAATGATGCAGAAACAGGGGAAAGTAAGTGAGTGGTAGATTCATGACTTGCTATCTGCCAATAGTTGATAGCGAGCAACCCCATGATCGATATCAACCTCTAACTTCAGAAGGGTGCAATTTATCTGTTGAGAACAGGCTCCGTTCATATTACTCATATATATACTATACATACAAAAAACAAGAAGGgggaaaagaacaaaaatagtaATCTTCGCAAGAAGAAAAATTCTATTTCTACCGCTTCAGGTTCTTGGCTTTGGTGGTTTCTTGAGTTGTTTCAGCTTGAGAATGGAGGGAGAAGCTATGAAATGGAGATGGAAAAGAAATCAACTTTATCGTATTATTTACTCCCGGTAATTTCCGAAATTCGCCCATCACGCCACGTGGTTTCTCTGATGGGTGGTTTTGGAAATGCAGCACCAGCACTTTAGATGAAATAAAAGGTCCATGAAATAAGACTCTTAATTCTCTAAAGATAAACAGCTCATTGCATGGTCTCTTTTGAGAAGAAGCAccttattctctcttttttttttaagacaattttaatatgttggtggtatattattatataattatatattattttatttttaatttaaaattatttaaccatatgatgatatattatttatatatttaaattatatattaaatatatatatacataattttattattattgttattagaTCAAAAGATTGTTTCTTTCCCAAATttagatgcattttcaaaattatactcATAGAATTTGAAAAGTCCAAGTCTCATCCATCtgtttaaaatttcagttaaaattaaaggtaaaaccgtcatttaataaaaaacattttaaaaactaaagttttattatgtttcctcccttagtttaaaaatatcagAATTTTGCCCCACcccaactttgaaaaatcaacatttccccCATAAGGTTTGCAAACTGTTGCTAGATATGATCTTTTCTGGTCGCATTGACTCTTTCTTCCGATTTATCTCTCTCTATTAATCAAGTCTCAATCACCGATGAAATGGATTTCCTCCCACAAAGACGAGAAATCGTTTTCATTGGAGTGTCTTCGTTTGAAACAAAGAGGATCGTTAGAGGTCTCAAGTTCGTTTGAAACAAAAACACTTTAACAAAGACGatttcatttttgtcatttgttTAGCCAGTGGTTGAGATTTGATCGACAGGAAGAGATAAGCTAGAAGAAAGAATCAATGGAACCAGAAACGACACAATTTGTCATCCCAGACAATGATTTTCAAACCCTAAGGaggaaatattgattttttaatttttgggtgaaagaaaattataaaattttagtttttaaattttttttgttaaataataattttatttctaactctaattgagattttagacaaatgaatataattttgggtttttttaaccatataattatgattttgaaaaagCATATAAACTTAAATGGGAAATGACCTTTTGGCCTTGTTATTATTGTCATTGTACAAGTGAcataaaaggaaacaaaatttcTAGACTGAGTTATCTTCATACGTTCATCTATCATGCATGAATCTATTGCTTAATGTTCCAATTAAAAACATGTATATAGAGGAGATGACAAATGTAAATTATTTGCCAAGCTTAGAGCACTCTCTGCAACCCCTAAAATGCAATCGCAGAGACGCAGAATAAAGAATGAATAGGTTTATACCAACACATTCCGAACCAGCACCGGAGGGCACCTGCACCTGCACCTGCACCTCTCCAGATTACAAAGTGTGGGTAAGGAAAAATAAGAGGAAAGAATGACAACGTTACATCTATCTATGATACAAGTTTCATGCCAGAGTTTCAATCGCTGGCATGAAACGAGAACATTGATAGTTCAGATGATAGACGATCACAGACTTTGTTACAAAATGGTTCCTAGAAGCCATATATGCAAGAAAAGCCAATAGACAATAACGCCTAGTCTTGCTCTTGGACGATTCATCAAAATTCGACCACCAGATACCCTGTAAAATTATAAACCGACATACTGTTAATTCCTTAGTCTTAGTTATCATGATTCTACAAAATAGcgctttcttttctttaatgCCATATTTGAATAGAAATCTAGAGCTTTACCAGATTCCGTCTATTCGATCTGCAAGCATCTTTCCCTGCCTTGGAATGAGTCCTGTTGTGTTAAGAGACTTGAATACATGACCTGCAGAAAACAACGAATGAAATTGGATAAGTCTCCAAGCTTTTGCGACATAATATTTGGGAAATTAGGAAACCCTATAATGATGTGTACCTTTGTCCTCATCATGAGTTTCCTCACTACTATTAACCAGGCGAGCAGATTCAGAGTCAATATTGATTGCGAGATGATCAGTGGATCCCTTCCTCATAGTTCGCACGTGAGCAGAGGAAGCAACAGGAGATACTGATTTATTTCCAAGTGTTCCCTGCATAAGCATCAGAACACAACGATGTTTTACATGCAGTTCTCTATCTCcaacaaaatcaagaaataatatgaattatacCAAAACTAGATTTGGAAACAAGCATAAATCTTTCCACAGAAATATATAGCATTGCAACTCTACAATAATGATGCTGCATATAGTTACTCTTATACACACATTACAGCTACTATTGTTTACCTTccaaatttagattaaaatttcatGGAGACAGGTGTAGCTTTACATATTGGCCAATGTTAACAAATAGGAAGCCAGAATATTATGAAACAAGCTGTAAAGCAAGCAGAAAATTTATGATTCTTTTGATGCATAGATTATTTCTATACTCTTGTTTCTTCTTGGTCCAGACAATTAAGTCTAACTCTCAGACGcccattcaaaaaaaaaatgtaagaacACCAAATATCATATGAGAGTAGGGTTGTATTCAATCTAAGCTATTCAAGCTCAGATTGCGGCTTGGATCGAACAAGTCAAGTTTGAGCTATGGATTGGGCTCAATTTTATAATCGAATCGAGTTTGAGTCGATTTAAATAATCAAGTTCAAGCCGGCTTGGATTAAATCtaaagttaaattgttttttagtcTCAACTTGCCAATTTTGAGTCAATCTCAAACTGGCCTTTTGGATTTGAACCGATCTCAAGTCAGGCCTT contains:
- the LOC123213213 gene encoding uncharacterized protein LOC123213213 isoform X1 — its product is MGLLAINYWQIASHESTTHLLSPVSASFSAKFNCLRSGVKSRKDLNFSIKAFARRKSMKKLKRNDQLRLTKETNVVPNGPTAKVDYVKDGSDVSSVDNFAAQKLTAFPARSSVLQACTLTCGVLAALGLIIRQVSHVAFVEGLPIHDCSTEVSFGIEIWHLELISGLVILISSCRYLLLKAWPDFAESSEAANQQVLTSLEPLDYLVVAFLPGVSEELLFRGALLPLFGANLTSVLVVATIFGVLHLGNGRKYSFAVWATFVGFLYGYATIVSNSIIVPMASHSLNNLVGGILWHYTSRPSNSK
- the LOC123213213 gene encoding uncharacterized protein LOC123213213 isoform X2; translated protein: MKKLKRNDQLRLTKETNVVPNGPTAKVDYVKDGSDVSSVDNFAAQKLTAFPARSSVLQACTLTCGVLAALGLIIRQVSHVAFVEGLPIHDCSTEVSFGIEIWHLELISGLVILISSCRYLLLKAWPDFAESSEAANQQVLTSLEPLDYLVVAFLPGVSEELLFRGALLPLFGANLTSVLVVATIFGVLHLGNGRKYSFAVWATFVGFLYGYATIVSNSIIVPMASHSLNNLVGGILWHYTSRPSNSK